The DNA region GCATTGGGCGCGCGGCCGTCATAGGCGATGCCATCGATGATGTCGGCGGCAGGCGTTGGTGCCTTGAAGCCGTCGCTCTCCCAGGGGAAATCTGCTTCGTTGGCGAGGCCATCGTCCACGAGCAGGCGTGCCGCTTCGAGATAGATGTCCGGCCGGTAAACGCTTTCAGCCACCTCGAAGTACCACTGGTCATCCTTCGTCTCGGCAATCTGCCCCCAGCGGCGCATCTGCGTCAGGTACCAGATGGCGTCGGAATAGTAGGGATAGGTCGCGTTGTAGCGGAAAAAGACGTTGAAATCCGGGATGTCGCGGCGGTCGCCTTTCTCGAACTCGAAGAATCCGGTCATCGAGTTGGCGATGACCTCGGCATCGGCACCCACGTATTCGGGGCGCGAAAGCATCTCGACGGCCTCGAGGCGGTTGGCGTTGTCATTCTCGTCGAGCCAGATCGCGGCGCGGATGAGCGCCTTCACGATGGCCTTCGTCGTGTTGGGGTTCTCGTCGGCGAACTCCTTGGTGATGCCGAAGACCTTCTCGGGGTTGTTCTTCCACATCTGGTAATCGGTGATGACTGGCACGCCGATGCCCTTAAACACCGCCTGCTGGTTCCACGGCTCGCCCACGCAATAGCCATGGATCGTGCCCGCCTCGAGCGTCGCCGGCATCTGCGGCGGCGGCGTCACGGAGAGGAAGACGTCCGCGCCGATCTGGCCGGAGATGTTATCGGGCGAGTAATAGCCGGGCTCGAGCCCGCCCGCGGCCAGCCAGTAGCGCAGCTCGTAATTGTGCGTGGAGACCGGGAAGACCATGCCCATGTTGAAAGGCTCGCCGCGGTTCGCGAATTCCTCGACCACCGGCGTCAGCGCGGAGGCGGAGATCGGATGCACCGGGCGCCCGTCATCCATGGAGGGGATATTGGGCCGCATCATCTCCCAGACCTCGTTCGACACGGTGATGCCGTTGCCGTTCAGGTCCATGGAGAAGGGGGTGATGATATGGGCTTCGGTGCCATAGCCAATGGTCGCCGCGAGCGGCTGGCCAGCCAGCATGTGCGCCCCGTCGAGCGTGCCGTCGATGACCCCGTCGAGCAGCACCTTCCAGTTCGCCTGCGCCTCGAGGGTCACGAAGAGCCCCTCGTCGAGGAAGTAGCCGTTCTCGTAGGCCACCGCGAGCGGCGCCATGTCGGTGAGCTTGATGAAGCCGAAGGTCAGCTCGTCCTTTTCGAGCTCCAGCAGTTCAGCAGCGGCTGGGCTCGTCAGCGCGGCGGTCATGGCCGCGGCTGCAAAGAGTTTCCTGGCGATCATGGATGTCGATCCTTTCCATGGGGCGCGGGAGGACGCGCCGGGTAATGTGCCGGGCCCGGGGGCCCAAAATGACAAAAGCCGCCTGTAATCCACGGGAGGGAGAGACCGTGGTCACAAGCGGCTTCGCTTCGGAGAGTGCCCGAGCATCCGGGCGGTATGAGAGCGGGCATCCTTGCCCTGGGCTTCGTTATGGCCCGGAGAGGGGCGCAGAAGAATTGAAAGTTCCAGATCGGGGCGCTTTTTCTGCGGTTGCAGCATGCGCCGGTGTCCCGTTGCTCAAATCTTGTTCAATGCGTCCCGGACGGCTCGAAAATGCGCCCGTCGAAGAACGTGTCCCGGGAGAGAATCAGCCGCCCGCCCATGGAGCCCACCGCCGTCGGTTCCACCATGGCCCCCTCGAGCTTGGCCGATGCGGAGGGCAGATCATGGGCCACGCCCGACAGCGCCTGCCGGTAGATATCGGAGCGGAAGGTGCTCCGCCCCGCCTCCGCCGCGCTCTCCGGCGGTAGCTTGGCGCGCTCGGCCAGCTGGCGCGCGATCCACTCCGCCTGGCTTTTCCACGGGAAGCCGGCCGCACCGTCGAAGAACTCGAGGAACCCCGGCGCGAGACGCCTCTCTCCCGCGGGATTGATGCCAAACTGCCCGCTCAGCGCGGGCTCGAGCAGTTCGGGTGCGAGGTGAAGATAGGCCTCTTGGCTCAAGAGCTCGGTCGCGAGCGCGCGGGAGCCCGGCTGCGCCAGCCAGCGCGCGGCCCGCCAGGTGGCCCGGATGAGACGGCGCGCGACGTCCTGCTGAGGCGCGATCCAGTCAGCGCGCACCGCGATGACCTTTTCGGGCGCGAAGGCCCAGATCGCCGCGCCCGGAAGAAGAAGTTCGCCCACGCCGGCCTCCACGGAGCGCGATCCCCAGGGCTCGCCCACGCAGAACGCATCGATTTCGCCCGCCTCCAGCGCATCTTTCATTAGGGGTGGTGGAACGGTGCGGATGTCCACCGACTGGGGCGCTGGAAGGCCCAGCGCCGTCAACCAGTAGAAGACGAGCTCCGCATGCATGGAAAACGGGAACGGGACGCCGATGCGCAGCCCCCTCGGCTTTGCACGTATAAGCGCGGTGCCCGCGGCGTGCGCATCGGCGAAATCGAAGCCGTGCCCGCCCTCGCGCATGGCGGTGGCCAGCGCGCGGCTCACGCCGATGACATTGCCATTGACCGACAGGACCGAGAGGGCATGGAGCGGTGCCCCTGCCCCGCCGAGCCCCAGCGCGGAGGCCACGGGGACCGGGGAGAGCATGTGCGCGGCGTCCACATGTCCGAAACAGAGCCTGTCGCGCAGGAGCGACCATGTCCCGGCTTTCTCCAACGTGAGCTTGAGCCCCTCTTCTTCCGCGAGCCCCATCTCGGCGGCCACGATGAGCGGGGCGGCATCAACCAGCGGGATGAACCCGATCTTGAGCGCATCGAGCTTCATGACAGGAGGCTCGCCGAGTTCACCAGGGCGGAGGCCACGTCCGCCATGCGCTTGCCCTGGTCCATGGCCGCCTTGCGCAAGAGGGCGTAGGCCTCTTCCTCTTCCACGCCGCGGGCCTTCATGATGAGGCCCTTGGCCCGGTCGATCACCTTGCGCTCCTCGAGCGCGCGCTTCGTCTCGGCAAGCTCGGTGCGCATCCTCTGGAACATGCGAAACCGCGCGATGGCCGCGTCCATGACGGGCTTCACCCGGTCGGGCCGCATCCCGTCCACGACATAGGCCGACACGCCCGCCTCGATGGCCGCCTGCGTCAGCGCATCATCCGAGCGATCCACGAACATCGCCACGGGACGCTCCATGGGCGCCGAGGCGATGGCCAGCTCCTCCAGCATGTCGCGGGAAGGATGCGTCATGTCGATGAGGACGAGGTCCGGCGAGAATTGCTGGATCTGGCGGCGCAGGGAGGAGGCCTCGGCGATGACCTGAATGCGGTCATAGCCCGCATCCTGCAGGCTATCGACGATCTCGAGCGCCCGCTCCCGGTCCGCTTCAACGACAATTATGGAAAGTTCGTCAGTCACTTGGCTAGGCGTAGGGCTGCGCCCGATGGCAGTGTAGCAAGACATGGGTCGCATCGATCCATGCCCCGGCGTCACGACCAGACATGCCGCATTATTGGGCGCGGCGACGCTGAGATGCGCAGGATCAATACACGTCACGTTGGTAGCGGTGGCTTGCGGCCATGGTATCGAGGTAGCCGCGCGCGGTGTCCTCATCGCCGCCAAGGCCCCTGGCGATGATGCGCAGAAGCGCTTTTTCCACGTCGACGGCCATCCGGGAGGCGTCACCACAGACATAGACGGCGGCGCCCTCTTCGAGCCACTGAAAGACCTCGTCCCCGCGCTCTTCGAGCCGGGTCTGGACATAGACCTTTTCCGCCCCGTCGCGGGACCACGCGAGGGAAAGCTCGCAGAGGCCCTGCCCGGCCCAGGCCTCGAGTTGATCTCGGTAGAGGAAATCCGTCGCCTCGTGCTGGTCGCCGAAGAAGAGCCAGTTCCGCCCCGTCGCCCCGCGCGCGGCCCGCTCCTCGAGAAAGGCGCGGAAGGGGGCGATGCCCGTGCCCGGCCCGATCATGATGAGGGGCGTCGCGTCATCGGCGGGCGGATGGAAATGCGCGCTTTTCTGGACGTAGACCCCGACCATGCCCCCTTCCGCGAGCCGCTGACCAAGGAAGGTGGAGGCCACGCCCTTGCACGCGCGATCATTGAGCTCGTATGCCACCTCGCCAACGGTGAGATGGACCTCGCCGGGATGGGCCTTCGGGCTCGACGAGATCGAATAGAGCCGCGCCTGGAGCGGGCGCAGGGCCGAGACGAGCGTCTGCGCATGGCACGGGCCCAAGATATCGAGGAGTTGAACGCCCTCCTTGGGATCGGTCCCCAGCGCCTCGAAGGTCTTCGGCGTCACGGTCACGATGTCGAGCTGTGTGGCGAGGGCCGCGCGCAGCCGCGCGGGCCCGGATTTGAGCACTACGCTCTCCTTGCCCGTGAGCCCTGCTGCGTCGAGCACCTTCTGCACCTCGCTCGGGCAATTCACTGGGACGACACCCAGCGCATCTCCGGCCGCATAGTCGAGATCGGCCCCACCCCCGGCGAGGGAGATCTCGATATGGTTCACGCATTTCGCGCTGCCCTCCTTCGAGAGTGTTTCGCACGCCAGCAGCGTGGCCGGGAACGGGCGGGACTTGTCGTAGGCCGGCGCGACCGTCGCATCGATCACGGGCGCCGCAGACGCAGCGCCGGCGGCGGCACTGAAGGCTTCCGTGGCGAAGACCTCTGCCTTCCACGCCGCGTAGTCGTCGTCGAAATCCACGTCGCATTTCACGAGATCGGCGACCCGCGTGGCCCCGAGCGCACCAAGCTGCGCGTCGATCTCCACCGCGCATTGGTTGAAACCGGCATAGGAAGTGTCGCCCAACCCGCAGACCGAGAAGTTCAAGCTGGGCGGCAGCGTGTCGGCGGCCATGAGCGCCCCGTGAAACTTCGCGGCGTTGTCGGGCGGCTCGCCCTCGCCGAAGGTGGAGACGATGATGGTGACGTGGTGCAGGCCCGCCAGCTCCTCCATCGACACTCCGTTGAGCGCGCGGATCTCGGCACCGAAGCCTTGTGTGGCCGCGAATTTCTTCAGGTCCTTCGCGAGCACCTCGCAATTGCCCGATTGGGAGCCGTAGAGGATGTGCATCTCGGTAAGCGGGGTCTCCTCCCCCTCGCCTTTCGCCGCGGCGGCGATGGCCGAAAGGCCAGTGAGGAGTCCATTGAGCCACTGGCGTTGGGCGTCATCGAAGGGCGCGTCGGGGCCGACGAGCTCCACCTGCGGCGCATCGGCCTTCATGGCCAGTTCGAGCGATTGCTGGATCAAGGGGGCGTTCATGGCATCATTCCTCAGGCGGCCTTGGCCGCGGGCAGAAGGGTGGAAAGCTTGGCATCCGGAAGGCCGCGGACAAAGGCGAGGAAGCTCTCGCCAGGCGCACGGCGTGCCAGATAGCTGCCGACGACGTGTTCGACGATTGGCAGGATGTCGGCGGCGGCGACGGGCCCCACGAGCGGCCGCGCGAGCCCCTGGTCGAGGTCCGAGCCACCGCCGATGACGATGTTGTAGCCCTCGCCTCCGCCCGGCGCCGATGCGCCGACGAGCCCGATATCGCCCACGTAGTGCTGTGCGCAGCTGTTTGCGCAGCCGGTGAGGTGGATGTTGATGGGCTGATCGAGCGTGAAGCGCGCCTCGAGGTGCCGGGTGAGCGCGAGGGCGTCTTCCTTGGTGTAAGCGGAGGCCATCTTGCAGGCCCACTTGCCCGTGCAGGCAACGACACCCGCTGCAAAGGCCGAGGCGCGGCAGGGCATGCCGGAGGCCTCGAGGATCTCGACGACCTCTTTGGTGTCGGTGGATGGGATCCAGGGCAGGATCGGGTTCTGCCAGACGGTGAGCCGGATATCGCCCTCGCCAAAGGTGCGCGAGACTGCGGCCAGCGTGCGCATCTGGTCCGGGCTCAGGCGACCGAGCTCCAGCGCCACGCCGACATAGCTCAGCCCCAGCTGCTTTTGCGGGTGAACCCCGATATGGGCCTGCCGATCGACGGGCGTGCGCGGGCGGTCATGGGAGCGGTCTACGCGTGCGAGCGTGATGCCGCGCGCATCGAGCT from Pseudomonadota bacterium includes:
- a CDS encoding CmpA/NrtA family ABC transporter substrate-binding protein produces the protein MIARKLFAAAAMTAALTSPAAAELLELEKDELTFGFIKLTDMAPLAVAYENGYFLDEGLFVTLEAQANWKVLLDGVIDGTLDGAHMLAGQPLAATIGYGTEAHIITPFSMDLNGNGITVSNEVWEMMRPNIPSMDDGRPVHPISASALTPVVEEFANRGEPFNMGMVFPVSTHNYELRYWLAAGGLEPGYYSPDNISGQIGADVFLSVTPPPQMPATLEAGTIHGYCVGEPWNQQAVFKGIGVPVITDYQMWKNNPEKVFGITKEFADENPNTTKAIVKALIRAAIWLDENDNANRLEAVEMLSRPEYVGADAEVIANSMTGFFEFEKGDRRDIPDFNVFFRYNATYPYYSDAIWYLTQMRRWGQIAETKDDQWYFEVAESVYRPDIYLEAARLLVDDGLANEADFPWESDGFKAPTPAADIIDGIAYDGRAPNAYLESLPIGLKTGQTVVGNEVQG
- a CDS encoding CmpA/NrtA family ABC transporter substrate-binding protein yields the protein MKLDALKIGFIPLVDAAPLIVAAEMGLAEEEGLKLTLEKAGTWSLLRDRLCFGHVDAAHMLSPVPVASALGLGGAGAPLHALSVLSVNGNVIGVSRALATAMREGGHGFDFADAHAAGTALIRAKPRGLRIGVPFPFSMHAELVFYWLTALGLPAPQSVDIRTVPPPLMKDALEAGEIDAFCVGEPWGSRSVEAGVGELLLPGAAIWAFAPEKVIAVRADWIAPQQDVARRLIRATWRAARWLAQPGSRALATELLSQEAYLHLAPELLEPALSGQFGINPAGERRLAPGFLEFFDGAAGFPWKSQAEWIARQLAERAKLPPESAAEAGRSTFRSDIYRQALSGVAHDLPSASAKLEGAMVEPTAVGSMGGRLILSRDTFFDGRIFEPSGTH
- a CDS encoding ANTAR domain-containing protein codes for the protein MTDELSIIVVEADRERALEIVDSLQDAGYDRIQVIAEASSLRRQIQQFSPDLVLIDMTHPSRDMLEELAIASAPMERPVAMFVDRSDDALTQAAIEAGVSAYVVDGMRPDRVKPVMDAAIARFRMFQRMRTELAETKRALEERKVIDRAKGLIMKARGVEEEEAYALLRKAAMDQGKRMADVASALVNSASLLS
- a CDS encoding flavodoxin domain-containing protein, with product MNAPLIQQSLELAMKADAPQVELVGPDAPFDDAQRQWLNGLLTGLSAIAAAAKGEGEETPLTEMHILYGSQSGNCEVLAKDLKKFAATQGFGAEIRALNGVSMEELAGLHHVTIIVSTFGEGEPPDNAAKFHGALMAADTLPPSLNFSVCGLGDTSYAGFNQCAVEIDAQLGALGATRVADLVKCDVDFDDDYAAWKAEVFATEAFSAAAGAASAAPVIDATVAPAYDKSRPFPATLLACETLSKEGSAKCVNHIEISLAGGGADLDYAAGDALGVVPVNCPSEVQKVLDAAGLTGKESVVLKSGPARLRAALATQLDIVTVTPKTFEALGTDPKEGVQLLDILGPCHAQTLVSALRPLQARLYSISSSPKAHPGEVHLTVGEVAYELNDRACKGVASTFLGQRLAEGGMVGVYVQKSAHFHPPADDATPLIMIGPGTGIAPFRAFLEERAARGATGRNWLFFGDQHEATDFLYRDQLEAWAGQGLCELSLAWSRDGAEKVYVQTRLEERGDEVFQWLEEGAAVYVCGDASRMAVDVEKALLRIIARGLGGDEDTARGYLDTMAASHRYQRDVY